The nucleotide sequence CCGCAAGTTATTGCCGAAGCAGAACAAGCAACAAAGAACGCTTAACCTCTAAAAAAGGGCTACCCCATTAGTGGCTGCTCACCTCGAGTAAGGATTCTTATGACTCCTAAGGTGACGGTTCCTTGACTTGGGACGGCCCTTTTTTTGTACAAGCAATCACGCATCATCATGTATATATGAGCTATGCACGATCTAACAATTGTGCCATCATTAAAGCCTTTCCAACAATAGCACCATCATGATAGATTTCAACATCAATTTTTCCATGCTTACGTCCAATTTCTAACACTTTCGGTTCGATTTGAATCATGCTTTCAATTTGGACAGGTTTTATGAAATAAATCGTAATGTTCTCAACGACAAGGTCACCTTTTTTATACTTTCGTAATACACGGCTCCCTGCCTCTGTAACTAATGTAGTTAACACACCGTATGAAATCGTCCCGAGCTGATTGGTCATTTGTGGGGTCACTTCACACTGGTACGTATAGTTTTCTTCACTTGAATCTTGAAAGCGGCTCGTAATTAAATCATCAATCGTATCTCCAACATGCGGCTGACGTTGAATCATTTGCAACGCTTTTAAGACATCTTGGCGACTAATCACCCCAATTAATTTTCGGTACTGATCAACAACAGGCAATAATTCAATCCCTTCCCAAACCATCACATGTGCAACAGAAGCGACCGATGTTTGCCCATGAACAGTAATTGGGTTTTTCGTCATCACCTTCTCTATCGGCGTTTGCCGGTTTTCTCCCATGACATCTTTAGCTGCAATCATCCCTTGAATTTTCATTTTGTCATCGATCACAGGATATCGACTATGGCCAGTTCTTTCATTAAGCTCATGCCATTTTTCCACGGTGTTATCCGTCGTTAAGTAAAACGTGTCTTGTAGGGAAATAAGCACATCATCAACAAGAACAATTTCCTTTTTAATTAATTGGTCATAGATGGCGCGGTTGATCATCGCGGCAACGGTAAATGTATCATAAGTCGTAGAAATGATCGGTAATTCAAGCTCGTCAGCTAACTTAATTACTTCATCACTCGTCTCAAAGCCTCCAGTGATCAATACCGCTGATCCTGCTTCAAGCGCAAGCTTATGGACTTGATCACGGTTCCCTACAATTAATAGATTTCCCGCTTCAACATAACGCATCATCGCTTCCTGCTTCATCGCACCGATCACGAAACGGTTTAGGGTCTTATAAAGCCCTTGACGCCCGCCAAGGACATGTCCATCAATAATATTAACAATTTCTGCATATGTTAACTTCTCAATGTTTTCTTTTTTCTTTTTCTCAATGCGAATCGTCCCTACCCGTTCGATCGTGCTGACAAGTCCTTGGTTTTCTGCTTCCTTAATCGCACGGTAAGCCGTTCCTTCACTGACGGTTAATGCTTTTGCAATTTGCCTTACGGATATTTTC is from Desertibacillus haloalkaliphilus and encodes:
- a CDS encoding CBS domain-containing protein codes for the protein MATKHEQILQYISDLGIGEKISVRQIAKALTVSEGTAYRAIKEAENQGLVSTIERVGTIRIEKKKKENIEKLTYAEIVNIIDGHVLGGRQGLYKTLNRFVIGAMKQEAMMRYVEAGNLLIVGNRDQVHKLALEAGSAVLITGGFETSDEVIKLADELELPIISTTYDTFTVAAMINRAIYDQLIKKEIVLVDDVLISLQDTFYLTTDNTVEKWHELNERTGHSRYPVIDDKMKIQGMIAAKDVMGENRQTPIEKVMTKNPITVHGQTSVASVAHVMVWEGIELLPVVDQYRKLIGVISRQDVLKALQMIQRQPHVGDTIDDLITSRFQDSSEENYTYQCEVTPQMTNQLGTISYGVLTTLVTEAGSRVLRKYKKGDLVVENITIYFIKPVQIESMIQIEPKVLEIGRKHGKIDVEIYHDGAIVGKALMMAQLLDRA